The window GAGGGCACGAAAAAAAATGTTTACCATATGATTGATTATAAAAATGATCTGGTGATTATCTTTAATTTCTTAGAACCAGAGTGCTACAAAGACGTTTGCCAATACATGGAGAATTTAAAAACCTTTGCTAAAGATAAGAAGGAAGATATCGTGTATTCCATTAGCTCCTATATGCATGGCTTCCAAAACATCTATACCTTACATAATGAGGCCTATGAAGCGAATCGGTACAATGCATTGATACAACAAGATCAAGTGATTAAATACGGGGATTATGCCCCCTTAAAAAAGAGTGGAAAAGAAGATTTTCAAAATAAAATAAAACACTTTCAATGTGCTGTAGAAATCACGGATAAAAAAGCCATGATGGGCTATATTGACGAACTATTTACCACCGAGAGGTTGAAACATTATTGTTTTTCGCTGATTGAATGGCTCTATAAAACAACATGCCATGTACTGTCCCAATTGGTGCAAAGCAATGAAGTTGAGATGATCACAGAAGACATTAGCCAATTCTTATCCATTAAGGAATTACGAATCTATCTAAAAAGCTGGATACTCAAGAACATCAATGAAAAAGAAGAACTGAACTATCAATCCCCTGTGGAGCTTGCTCTTGAATTCATTAAACATAACTACCATAAAGATATTAGTTTAACCTATGTCTCCAATGTGGTTTCACTGAATTATTCCTATTTTAGTAAGTTATTTAAAGAATATACCGGTATGAAATTTATTGACTATCTGACCCAGTTTCGTCTTAGCAAAGCAAAGGAAATGCTTGAAGATTCAACATGGAGTATTGAAGAAATAAGTAAATCTGTTGGTTATAAAAATTATAGGCATTTTACCACGTCTTTTAAAAGGCAGTACCATATTAAGCCTTCAGAGATGCGTAAAAAGAGACAGTCTAGTGGGTTTTTTAATACCAAAAACCATGATGCAAAAAGCATATAACCAGATAGGTTTTGATGAAGAACAGCTGTATGGATTAAAATCTATTGAAGTGATTGGAATAATCACGTCTAATGAAGAGCAAGTCCTAAGAAGGGCTTGTTTTTTTGTCTTATACGAAAGTTCTCAATGCCTCTTTTTTCTTGCTACACTACAATTCAAAGGTATTGATGTTAGGTAATTATTAAGTAACATTATGGAGGGTATACGTAG is drawn from Vallitalea pronyensis and contains these coding sequences:
- a CDS encoding response regulator transcription factor; the encoded protein is MYNMLIVDDEQWISQGLATMVKRMECKDIGDIIYKFSGKDGLDAFQQNTIDLILTDICMPEMSGLTFIEAIRKKSDVPIGVISGYEDFVYVDKAYKQGIVGYMLKPIMFEELKEIIDKMISILKRREEEHQWNQKRDTMYTHTLIENKINRFLQLVRQNDESHMSITREMEGIFPFPYYAVGLVKIKKSEHKVVKEIEDEMANIYFEGTKKNVYHMIDYKNDLVIIFNFLEPECYKDVCQYMENLKTFAKDKKEDIVYSISSYMHGFQNIYTLHNEAYEANRYNALIQQDQVIKYGDYAPLKKSGKEDFQNKIKHFQCAVEITDKKAMMGYIDELFTTERLKHYCFSLIEWLYKTTCHVLSQLVQSNEVEMITEDISQFLSIKELRIYLKSWILKNINEKEELNYQSPVELALEFIKHNYHKDISLTYVSNVVSLNYSYFSKLFKEYTGMKFIDYLTQFRLSKAKEMLEDSTWSIEEISKSVGYKNYRHFTTSFKRQYHIKPSEMRKKRQSSGFFNTKNHDAKSI